From Xylocopilactobacillus apis, a single genomic window includes:
- a CDS encoding type II toxin-antitoxin system HicB family antitoxin has product MNKTDYLIYPAIFDNIDNGGYYTVTFPDVPDTVSQGKTLEEAFKNAPYALAVALPDYDPYPTPTPIEEVMKDNPGLIVNYVGIDLKIVRRYAKDTTVRKNVTIPQSLAKWAEEQHINFSQALTNTLEYMRES; this is encoded by the coding sequence ATGAATAAAACAGATTATCTAATTTATCCTGCTATTTTTGATAATATCGACAATGGGGGTTATTATACTGTAACTTTCCCAGATGTTCCGGATACTGTATCCCAGGGAAAAACATTAGAAGAAGCTTTTAAAAATGCTCCTTATGCTTTAGCTGTTGCACTTCCAGATTATGATCCCTACCCAACACCTACACCAATTGAAGAGGTTATGAAAGATAACCCCGGTTTGATTGTTAACTATGTTGGAATCGATTTAAAAATTGTTCGGAGATACGCTAAAGATACGACGGTTAGAAAGAATGTAACCATCCCTCAATCATTAGCAAAATGGGCTGAAGAACAGCACATTAATTTTAGTCAAGCTTTAACAAATACGCTTGAATATATGAGAGAAAGCTAA
- a CDS encoding ABC transporter ATP-binding protein — protein MDNIIETHNLKFSYGKKEVLKGLNLKVAKGEIIGLIGENGAGKSTFLNILLGVLRGRGEAEVFNTRPGVLINKEKIGSMLQGDMRIKKVSVEEMLTEAAAQHENSLPVDRVLDIIGLSDQRKQMLTSLSGGQMRRVTFGIALIGDPELLFLDEPTAGMDASARQEFWQMINDLKMQGKTIVITSHYLEEIQQAASRLLILQDGVFSFQGTLAELQAQHHETTIIFKTDLQPALFQTVSAVEKVAQHEEQIELTSSDGDLTIKSLVPMFDRIKEIRVERQSLEEIFVKMTAKEETR, from the coding sequence GTGGATAATATCATTGAAACTCATAATTTAAAATTTAGTTATGGGAAAAAAGAAGTTCTAAAAGGTCTTAATCTTAAAGTTGCCAAAGGTGAAATCATCGGCCTAATTGGTGAAAACGGTGCTGGGAAATCAACGTTTCTCAATATTCTGCTAGGAGTTTTACGAGGCCGTGGTGAAGCAGAAGTCTTTAATACAAGGCCGGGAGTTTTGATCAATAAAGAAAAAATTGGATCAATGCTTCAAGGCGATATGCGGATTAAAAAAGTTAGCGTTGAAGAAATGTTAACAGAAGCCGCCGCACAACACGAAAATTCTCTTCCAGTCGATCGCGTCCTAGACATCATTGGACTTAGTGACCAGCGAAAACAGATGCTCACGAGCCTTTCGGGCGGTCAAATGCGGCGCGTGACTTTTGGCATCGCTTTGATTGGTGATCCAGAACTTTTATTTCTTGATGAACCAACGGCAGGCATGGACGCAAGCGCTCGACAAGAGTTTTGGCAGATGATAAATGATCTAAAGATGCAAGGCAAAACAATTGTCATCACCAGTCATTATTTGGAAGAAATTCAGCAGGCAGCTTCAAGGCTTTTGATCCTGCAAGACGGAGTTTTTAGTTTTCAGGGAACACTTGCTGAATTACAAGCGCAGCACCATGAGACAACAATCATTTTTAAAACTGACCTGCAGCCAGCTCTTTTTCAAACTGTATCAGCAGTCGAAAAAGTTGCACAGCATGAAGAGCAAATTGAATTAACAAGCAGTGATGGCGATTTGACTATCAAGTCTTTAGTTCCGATGTTTGATCGAATTAAAGAGATCAGAGTGGAGCGGCAGTCACTAGAAGAAATATTTGTGAAAATGACCGCTAAGGAGGAGACACGATGA
- a CDS encoding ABC transporter permease, with the protein MKTFMTQLKFDGKRLVFRDYSYQFFTTLMPLAFYLLFTKIFTVGNAAEMKIFNKSYLGSMIIYSVLISAIFGFAQIMRGDRDQGFVDFLGLSPKGKLPYYFSLGFWMIMLSLFSILVLTITAIIFNGVKLTIGQFIALLIIPMIGQIPLLLIGLAMSNITRHETLSVVSNLVTFPMAIISGLWWPLTMMPDWVQKIGKLMPTYFANNILSKILIDQKIKLTDFGGIAIWIVLGLILVVFITKLIGKKGVVTSNA; encoded by the coding sequence ATGAAGACTTTTATGACCCAGTTGAAATTTGATGGTAAACGATTAGTGTTTCGTGATTATTCATATCAATTTTTTACGACACTGATGCCACTGGCTTTCTATCTTTTATTTACGAAGATATTTACGGTTGGAAATGCAGCCGAAATGAAAATATTTAATAAGTCATATTTGGGCAGCATGATCATTTATAGTGTGTTAATCAGTGCAATTTTTGGCTTTGCGCAGATTATGCGCGGTGACCGCGATCAAGGCTTTGTGGACTTCTTAGGTTTATCTCCTAAGGGGAAACTTCCTTATTATTTTTCACTTGGATTTTGGATGATTATGCTGAGCTTGTTTTCGATTTTGGTTTTAACAATTACAGCGATTATTTTTAACGGAGTTAAATTAACGATTGGTCAGTTTATTGCTTTATTAATTATTCCAATGATTGGTCAAATTCCGCTGCTCTTAATTGGGCTTGCGATGTCTAATATAACTCGTCATGAAACACTCAGTGTTGTAAGTAATTTGGTTACATTTCCGATGGCAATTATCAGTGGTCTGTGGTGGCCGCTTACGATGATGCCCGATTGGGTTCAGAAAATTGGTAAATTGATGCCGACTTATTTCGCTAACAATATTTTAAGCAAAATTTTAATAGATCAAAAAATAAAACTGACTGATTTTGGTGGAATCGCAATTTGGATCGTTTTAGGATTGATTTTAGTGGTTTTCATAACTAAACTAATTGGTAAAAAAGGTGTTGTAACTAGTAATGCGTAA
- a CDS encoding ABC transporter ATP-binding protein, producing MNAKVKSNTKIFQFNLKNFRKLIVFAHPQYFHLLIGIVFGMISSGVQLLIPILAQFLINSFKHHIDYWLIVGIVGMLVVTAILSAASGTILGIFGENVVANLRKELWKKVINLPVKYFDLVKSGDLASRLSNDTTQVKDLIANTFPSAFSSMLLILGSIVMMLIMDWKMTIIIFFCLPILLLVLLPLIHFGQQIGRLRQSKLADFNAAVSESMSEIRLVKSSNAENEERTKGDKMVDDLNKIGRQEAVYDSIFPPFLTTVLMFLILGIMVYGVHRVSKGTMTFGMLTSFVLYLCNFVASIPVVTNLFSQTAKVAGSTDRISNILEETSEEFEQGLKFDIDGEILAAKNITFSYLKNEPVINNISFEAKPNTIIAFVGPSGGGKSTIFSLIERFYDVDTGEILIGEHNINEINLENWREQIGIVGQDSPLMAGTIRDNLIYGLKGSYSDHKLWEILKLAYADQFVSAMPRQLNTEVGERGVTLSGGQRQRIAIARAFLRDPKILMLDEATASLDSESEAKIQVALNELMKGRTTLVIAHRLATIVDSNNIYFVEHGKITGSGTHEELLKTHALYKQYVSEQFKQ from the coding sequence TTGAATGCAAAAGTAAAGTCAAATACGAAAATATTTCAATTTAATCTAAAAAATTTCAGAAAATTAATAGTTTTTGCCCATCCACAATACTTTCATCTTTTAATTGGCATCGTATTCGGCATGATTTCTTCAGGAGTTCAATTATTAATTCCAATCCTAGCACAGTTCTTAATTAATAGTTTTAAACATCATATTGATTATTGGTTAATTGTTGGAATTGTCGGGATGCTTGTTGTAACTGCAATACTATCAGCGGCATCAGGGACAATTTTAGGAATTTTTGGGGAAAATGTTGTTGCTAATTTAAGAAAAGAATTGTGGAAAAAAGTTATTAATCTGCCGGTTAAATATTTTGATCTTGTTAAATCGGGGGATTTAGCTTCACGATTATCTAACGATACGACGCAAGTGAAAGATTTAATTGCCAATACTTTTCCTAGTGCATTCTCATCAATGCTCTTGATTTTGGGATCAATCGTCATGATGTTAATTATGGATTGGAAAATGACAATTATTATTTTCTTTTGTCTGCCGATACTTTTGTTAGTTTTGCTTCCGTTAATTCATTTTGGACAGCAAATTGGACGTCTTCGTCAGAGTAAGTTAGCTGATTTTAATGCAGCGGTTAGTGAGTCAATGAGTGAGATTAGGTTGGTGAAGTCTTCTAACGCTGAGAACGAAGAACGAACAAAAGGCGATAAAATGGTCGATGACCTTAATAAAATTGGACGACAAGAAGCAGTTTATGATTCGATTTTTCCACCATTTCTGACTACAGTCTTGATGTTTTTGATCTTAGGAATCATGGTTTACGGGGTTCATCGGGTGTCTAAGGGAACGATGACTTTTGGAATGCTAACTTCTTTTGTTTTATATTTGTGTAATTTTGTTGCATCGATCCCAGTGGTTACAAATCTGTTTTCTCAGACGGCAAAGGTTGCGGGATCGACTGATCGGATTAGTAATATTTTGGAAGAAACTTCTGAAGAGTTTGAACAAGGATTAAAATTTGATATTGACGGTGAAATTTTAGCAGCCAAGAACATTACATTTTCTTATCTTAAAAATGAACCTGTGATTAACAATATTTCCTTTGAAGCGAAACCCAATACGATTATTGCTTTTGTCGGACCATCAGGCGGTGGTAAATCAACCATTTTTTCATTGATTGAACGCTTCTATGACGTAGACACAGGAGAAATTTTGATTGGGGAGCATAACATTAATGAAATTAATTTAGAAAATTGGCGGGAACAAATTGGGATTGTTGGCCAAGATTCACCATTAATGGCCGGAACCATTCGAGATAATTTAATTTATGGTTTAAAAGGCAGCTATTCAGATCATAAACTTTGGGAAATTTTAAAATTAGCTTATGCAGATCAATTTGTGAGTGCAATGCCAAGGCAGTTGAATACAGAAGTTGGTGAACGAGGGGTTACTCTTTCTGGTGGTCAAAGACAGCGAATTGCAATTGCACGGGCTTTTTTAAGAGATCCTAAAATTTTAATGTTAGATGAAGCAACAGCTAGTCTAGATTCAGAGTCAGAAGCCAAAATTCAAGTTGCGCTCAATGAGTTAATGAAGGGACGAACAACTTTAGTCATTGCCCACAGATTAGCAACGATTGTTGATTCTAATAATATCTATTTTGTGGAACACGGAAAGATCACGGGTTCAGGAACGCATGAAGAGTTACTTAAGACACATGCGTTATATAAGCAGTATGTCAGTGAGCAGTTTAAACAGTAA